One part of the Haliotis asinina isolate JCU_RB_2024 chromosome 2, JCU_Hal_asi_v2, whole genome shotgun sequence genome encodes these proteins:
- the LOC137273253 gene encoding GTPase activating protein homolog 2-like yields MTPTATTTSGTTPMTPTATTTSGTTPMTTTATTTSGTTPMTTTATTTSGTTPMTTTATTTSGTTLMTTTATTTSETTPMTTTATTTSGTTLMTTTATTTSGTTHTPTTATSTPDNGTCVKDSDCAVPPGRTCSNGVCICSIGYDMDETSVKCRKLTECSSFRSDFILYVDRVIKGYAIDKHLYYTTPADCARFCLNATSICRSFEMENTFCYLQAVTWFAVPNYKRVSLLGTDHYQRRCAW; encoded by the exons ATGACacctactgctactactacctcGGGCACCACCCCTATGACacctactgctactactacctcGGGCACCACCCCTATgacaactactgctactactacctcGGGCACCACCCCTATgacaactactgctactactacctcGGGCACCACCCCTATgacaactactgctactactacctcGGGCACCACCCTTATgacaactactgctactactacctcGGAGACCACCCCTATgacaactactgctactactacctcGGGCACCACCCTTATgacaactactgctactactacctcGGGCACCACCCATACACcaactactgctacttctacccCAG ATAACGGTACATGTGTAAAGGACAGTGACTGTGCTGTACCTCCTGGGAGGACCTGCTCCAATGGTGTCTGCATATGTTCCATCGGATACGACATGGACGAGACCAGCGTTAAGTGCAGAAAGTTGACAG AATGTTCATCATTTCGTTCCGATTTCATCCTCTACGTGGACAGAGTCATCAAAGGATACGCTATCGACAAGCACCTGTATTACACCACGCCCGCCGACTGTGCCCGATTCTGCCTGAATGCAACATCTATTTGCAGATCTTTTGAAATGGAAAATACATTTTGCTATTTGCAAGCAGTTACATGGTTTGCAGTCCCGAACTATAAACGTGTGTCTTTACTGGGTACTGATCATTACCAGCGAAGATGTGCCTGGTGA